From Thalassococcus sp. S3, one genomic window encodes:
- a CDS encoding type I secretion system permease/ATPase, whose amino-acid sequence MTNMTTKAGLEELRAARKESRSLYWTVGLFSFFANLLMLTGPIFMLQVYDRVLGSRSEATLIALALLVAFLYGIMGILDFTRGRIMARVGARFQSRLDRRVFDAVLRKSAVKPDESSQTGLADLESVQRLMSSPVLMSFFDMPWTPIFLAGIAIFHPWLGLLALGGGALLILITFLNQAFSRNPVMRANMTSHKATMLSDELRNEAEMVQSMGMRGAAFSRWQLARDAALGQTVAASDVGGGFTAMTKSLRLFLQSAILALGAYLVLQGEVTAGAMIAASILLGRALAPIELAIGQWPLVQRANKGWNNLAELLSTVPPEAARTALPKPKARLQVQALTIVPPGERRAALRNVSFTVMPGEAIGVIGPSGAGKSTLARALTGVWHPAGGAIRLDGASLDQYDPDVLGQNIGYLPQRVQLFDGTVAQNIARLTSEPDSEKVVAAAKKADAHEMIVNLPDGYDMQIAAGGGRLSGGQMQRVGLARAMYDDPVIVILDEPNSNLDNEGSAALNAAIRLLKSQDKSVLIMAHRPAAIKECDKLLVLENGAVVAFGPKEEVLRRTVQNHEEIQKTPALGGVR is encoded by the coding sequence ATGACAAACATGACGACAAAAGCTGGTCTGGAGGAGTTGCGGGCGGCCCGGAAGGAAAGCCGGTCGCTGTATTGGACCGTCGGGCTGTTCAGTTTTTTTGCAAACCTGCTGATGCTCACCGGCCCGATCTTTATGTTGCAGGTCTATGACCGCGTCCTTGGCAGCCGGTCAGAGGCGACCCTGATCGCGTTGGCGCTCCTCGTGGCCTTTCTCTATGGCATCATGGGCATCCTGGATTTCACAAGGGGCCGTATCATGGCCCGTGTGGGCGCGCGTTTTCAGTCCCGGCTGGACCGCCGGGTGTTCGATGCGGTTTTGCGCAAGTCAGCTGTAAAGCCGGATGAAAGCTCCCAGACGGGGCTGGCAGATCTCGAATCGGTGCAGCGGCTGATGTCGTCGCCGGTTCTGATGTCGTTCTTCGACATGCCCTGGACCCCGATCTTTCTTGCCGGGATCGCGATCTTCCACCCATGGCTGGGTCTGCTGGCCTTGGGCGGCGGCGCCCTTTTGATCCTTATTACGTTCCTGAACCAGGCCTTTTCCCGCAATCCGGTGATGCGCGCGAACATGACCTCCCACAAGGCGACGATGCTGTCGGATGAGCTGCGGAACGAAGCCGAAATGGTGCAGAGCATGGGCATGCGGGGCGCCGCGTTTTCCCGCTGGCAACTGGCCCGCGACGCGGCGCTGGGCCAAACCGTGGCGGCAAGCGACGTCGGTGGCGGCTTTACCGCCATGACCAAGTCGCTGCGCCTGTTCTTGCAGTCAGCGATCCTGGCCCTGGGCGCCTATCTCGTTCTTCAGGGCGAGGTGACGGCAGGCGCCATGATCGCCGCGTCGATCCTGCTGGGCCGGGCCCTTGCACCGATTGAGCTGGCCATCGGACAATGGCCGCTGGTGCAGCGCGCGAACAAGGGCTGGAACAACCTGGCAGAGCTTCTGTCCACGGTGCCGCCAGAGGCAGCGCGAACCGCTTTGCCCAAACCGAAAGCCCGCCTTCAGGTGCAGGCCCTGACCATCGTTCCGCCCGGCGAAAGACGTGCGGCCTTGCGGAATGTTTCGTTCACCGTGATGCCGGGGGAGGCGATCGGCGTGATTGGCCCATCCGGCGCGGGCAAGTCCACGCTTGCGCGGGCCTTGACAGGTGTCTGGCATCCCGCAGGCGGCGCGATCCGGCTGGATGGGGCCTCTCTGGATCAATACGATCCGGACGTATTGGGCCAAAATATCGGATATCTGCCACAGCGGGTGCAGCTTTTTGACGGAACCGTCGCGCAGAACATCGCCCGTCTGACATCCGAGCCGGATTCGGAGAAGGTCGTCGCCGCCGCCAAAAAGGCCGATGCGCACGAGATGATCGTCAACCTGCCCGATGGCTACGACATGCAGATCGCCGCCGGTGGCGGTCGCTTGTCAGGGGGTCAGATGCAACGCGTGGGCCTTGCACGTGCGATGTACGACGATCCGGTGATCGTGATCCTGGACGAGCCGAACTCCAACCTCGACAACGAGGGGTCCGCGGCGCTGAATGCGGCAATTCGACTGCTGAAGTCGCAGGACAAGTCGGTCCTGATCATGGCGCACCGTCCGGCGGCCATCAAGGAATGCGACAAGCTGCTTGTGCTTGAGAACGGCGCCGTGGTCGCGTTCGGTCCGAAAGAAGAGGTGCTGCGGCGCACCGTCCAAAATCACGAAGAAATCCAGAAAACCCCAGCGTTGGGAGGTGTAAGATGA
- a CDS encoding phospholipid-binding protein MlaC: MPSKFFSRRSVLASLAATGLAALPLPAFALSPDSARRLVDQLVAEINSVIASGKSESAMIRDFERIFARYADVPIMARYALGADARRASPAQMRAFTKAFQVYISRKYGRRFREFIGGRIEVQSARQIRSGYEIRSVAFLRGQSPFEVTFLVSDKSGRDLFFNMFIEGVNLLLTERTEIGALLDRRGGNIDAMIADLQAAT, from the coding sequence ATGCCGAGTAAGTTCTTTTCCCGCCGCTCCGTTCTGGCAAGCCTGGCTGCCACCGGCCTTGCCGCCCTTCCGCTTCCCGCATTCGCGCTCAGCCCCGATAGCGCGCGCCGACTGGTCGACCAGCTCGTCGCAGAGATCAACAGCGTCATCGCTTCGGGCAAATCCGAAAGCGCGATGATCCGGGATTTTGAACGCATCTTTGCGCGCTATGCAGATGTTCCGATTATGGCCCGCTATGCGCTGGGGGCTGATGCCCGCCGTGCGAGCCCGGCGCAGATGCGCGCCTTTACCAAAGCTTTCCAGGTCTACATCTCGCGCAAATATGGGCGCCGGTTCCGTGAATTCATCGGTGGTCGCATCGAGGTTCAGTCGGCCCGGCAGATCCGCAGCGGCTATGAAATCCGCAGCGTCGCCTTCCTGCGCGGCCAATCCCCGTTCGAAGTGACCTTTCTGGTCTCCGACAAATCCGGGCGTGACCTCTTTTTCAACATGTTCATCGAAGGTGTGAACCTGCTGTTGACCGAGCGTACGGAAATCGGCGCGCTTCTGGATCGCCGCGGCGGTAATATCGACGCGATGATCGCCGATCTGCAGGCCGCGACCTGA
- a CDS encoding ammonium transporter, producing MKTLKTLSVAAALVALPTLALAQDGPTPGVNASTDSVFIFNSLLFLIGGFLVFWMAAGFAMLEAGLVRSKNVTMQLTKNISLFSLAAIFYYLLGYNLMYPLGTWMVEGVLSGVWGVGVLEAVGVTADAADDYSYASTGSDFFFQLMFCATTASIVSGTLAERIKLWPFLIFVIVLTAVIYPLQASWKWGGGFLDEMGFLDFAGSTVVHSVGGWAALTGAIILGPRIGKYKDGKVVPMPGSNLALATLGTFILWLGWFGFNGGSQLAMGTVGDVADVSRIFANTNTAAAGGAIAALILTQLLYKKPDLTMVLNGALAGLVSITAEPLTPSLGMATIIGAIGGVIVVFTVPMLDRMKIDDVVGAIPVHLIAGIWGTIAVVLTNPDASLMTQLYAILVVAIFVVVTSAVLWFILKVTIGIRVSEEEEINGLDMSELGMEAYPEFSKG from the coding sequence ATGAAAACACTCAAAACACTATCCGTCGCCGCCGCACTCGTTGCGCTGCCGACGCTGGCCCTGGCGCAGGACGGCCCGACGCCGGGCGTCAATGCCTCGACCGATTCTGTCTTTATCTTCAACTCGCTGCTCTTCCTGATCGGCGGTTTTCTTGTGTTCTGGATGGCCGCGGGCTTTGCCATGCTCGAAGCGGGTCTCGTGCGCTCCAAGAACGTGACCATGCAGCTGACGAAAAACATTTCGCTCTTTTCGCTGGCCGCGATCTTCTACTATCTGCTGGGCTATAATCTGATGTACCCGCTGGGAACCTGGATGGTCGAAGGTGTTCTGTCGGGCGTCTGGGGCGTCGGCGTCCTCGAAGCTGTTGGCGTGACCGCAGATGCGGCAGATGACTACAGCTATGCCTCGACGGGCTCGGACTTCTTCTTCCAGTTGATGTTCTGTGCCACGACCGCGTCGATCGTGTCGGGTACGCTGGCCGAGCGGATCAAACTCTGGCCCTTCCTGATTTTCGTGATCGTGCTGACCGCAGTGATCTACCCGCTGCAAGCTTCCTGGAAATGGGGCGGCGGTTTCCTCGACGAGATGGGCTTCCTCGACTTCGCAGGCTCCACCGTTGTGCACTCCGTGGGTGGCTGGGCTGCTCTGACCGGCGCGATCATTCTGGGGCCGCGGATCGGCAAGTACAAGGACGGCAAAGTCGTCCCGATGCCCGGCTCCAACCTCGCACTGGCGACACTGGGCACGTTCATCCTGTGGCTCGGCTGGTTCGGCTTCAACGGCGGCTCTCAGCTGGCCATGGGCACCGTGGGTGACGTGGCTGATGTCAGCCGGATCTTCGCCAACACCAACACGGCGGCAGCCGGTGGCGCAATCGCGGCCCTGATCCTGACGCAGCTGCTTTACAAGAAGCCTGACCTGACGATGGTTCTGAACGGCGCACTGGCCGGCCTGGTGTCGATCACGGCAGAGCCGCTGACGCCAAGCCTGGGCATGGCGACCATCATCGGTGCGATTGGCGGCGTGATCGTGGTCTTCACCGTGCCAATGCTGGACCGCATGAAGATCGACGATGTCGTCGGCGCCATCCCGGTCCACCTGATCGCGGGCATCTGGGGCACCATCGCGGTCGTTCTGACCAACCCCGACGCATCGCTGATGACACAGCTCTATGCGATCCTCGTCGTGGCCATCTTCGTGGTCGTTACCTCCGCTGTCCTCTGGTTCATCCTGAAGGTCACGATCGGTATCCGCGTCAGCGAAGAGGAAGAGATCAACGGGCTCGATATGTCGGAACTCGGCATGGAGGCCTATCCCGAATTCTCCAAAGGCTGA
- a CDS encoding P-II family nitrogen regulator, with translation MKLIIATIKPFKLEEVREALTEAGVRGMMVTEIKGFGSQSGHTEIYRGAEYAVNFVPKIKLEIVVAASMADQIVETIAKTAQTGKIGDGKIFVLDVQQAIRVRTGETNEDAL, from the coding sequence GTGAAACTGATCATTGCGACAATCAAGCCGTTCAAGCTGGAGGAGGTCCGCGAGGCGCTGACCGAAGCTGGTGTGCGCGGAATGATGGTAACCGAAATCAAGGGGTTCGGATCGCAGTCCGGCCATACCGAAATCTACCGTGGTGCGGAATACGCAGTGAACTTCGTACCCAAGATCAAGCTGGAAATCGTGGTTGCCGCGTCAATGGCTGATCAGATCGTCGAGACGATCGCCAAAACGGCACAGACCGGCAAGATCGGCGACGGCAAAATCTTCGTTCTGGACGTGCAGCAAGCCATTCGCGTGCGCACCGGGGAGACCAACGAGGACGCGCTTTAA
- a CDS encoding VacJ family lipoprotein, giving the protein MISIPFSRMRACVLFAFVLAMSACAQQGESVSRSGGVFDPYEQSNRKTHEFNKGLDRAIVRPASTGYTTIVPDEIEQSIGNFAENLSMPSVTVNALLQGDLRTAGVATSRFLINSVLGIGGLFDVSSDFGIEEADTDFGETLHVWGASEGAYIELPVLGPSTARDTVGTVVDIFTNPLTYVLPSPEEYYGTAASVASRLGDRGRFTDTVDAILYESADSYAQLRLIYLQSRRFELSGDDSDAFVDPYEDEIFPDPYEDPYAE; this is encoded by the coding sequence ATGATATCCATACCCTTCTCGCGCATGCGGGCCTGCGTTCTCTTTGCCTTCGTTCTGGCGATGTCTGCCTGCGCTCAACAAGGTGAATCGGTCAGCCGCTCCGGCGGAGTATTCGATCCATACGAGCAGTCAAACCGAAAAACGCACGAGTTCAACAAAGGTCTGGACCGTGCGATCGTGCGCCCCGCCTCGACCGGCTACACCACAATCGTGCCCGACGAGATCGAGCAAAGCATCGGTAATTTCGCCGAAAACCTCTCAATGCCAAGCGTCACCGTGAACGCGCTCCTGCAAGGCGATCTGCGGACGGCCGGCGTTGCCACATCGCGCTTTCTGATCAACTCGGTGCTTGGCATCGGGGGGCTGTTCGACGTCTCCTCGGATTTCGGCATCGAAGAAGCCGATACCGATTTCGGCGAAACGCTTCACGTCTGGGGCGCGTCAGAGGGGGCCTATATCGAACTGCCTGTTCTGGGGCCTTCGACGGCACGGGATACGGTTGGTACGGTTGTGGATATCTTCACCAACCCGCTGACATACGTGCTGCCAAGCCCCGAGGAATACTACGGCACCGCCGCTTCCGTGGCCTCCCGCCTGGGTGATCGCGGGCGGTTCACCGATACGGTGGATGCCATCCTGTACGAAAGCGCCGACAGCTACGCGCAATTGCGCCTGATCTACCTGCAGTCACGCCGCTTTGAATTGTCGGGCGATGACAGCGACGCATTTGTTGACCCATATGAAGATGAAATATTCCCGGACCCTTATGAGGACCCCTATGCCGAGTAA
- a CDS encoding transglycosylase domain-containing protein, which translates to MSDSRRRRPPLVADKRYPSGGAKKSGTTGKPRLKAKPATRKRAPAKRRSGGGNGTIRGFFGGILRWILRLFWGFTWRVSMIVMLLVAMAVGYVYTTLPPATAVLDGRARGSVTMLDYQGQVFAWRGDQFGGVVTADTVSPHLKNAIIATEDKRFYRHFGISPRGIASAVRINLSEGRGPLSGHGGSTITQQTAKLLCLGEPFDPATGLSEAEYEAECRRTTLWRKAKEAIYSLAMEVAYTKDEILTIYMNRTFLGAGARGFEAASQRYFGKSAAEVDPAEAAMLAGLLVAPTRFAPTNNLERSQNRAATIVRLMREQGYLSAEDAQRAQANPAQLSEAAAARAGGYFADWVMSSGPEFFTRNTTEDVIIRTTLDQRLQKAAEDAMQAVFSTKVREGSKAQAAIVVMSADGAVRAMVGGRETKVAGAFNRASQALRQTGSSFKPFVYATALELGYSPNDMIRDEPMCMSIPGSGQWCPRNYTNQHYGDVTLTHALKDSLNIPAVKVSESVGRDNVRQVAADFGIESDLALGPALALGASESTLIEMTGAYAGILNGGSAVTPYGLVELRLLGDDGPLMGAEGGIGERVIQQDAAQQLTWMMEKVITNGSGGRAKLPDRQAAGKTGTTQAARDAWFVGFTADYVAGVWMGYDDNTPLTGVTGGGLPAEIWRETMVRVHQGLAARPLPMQEPVPATRLSEQPSPQNTAQGGESALERVLRDILGGGGGSGSNPTRSSAEGDR; encoded by the coding sequence ATGAGTGATTCACGTCGTCGCAGACCGCCCCTTGTGGCGGATAAACGCTATCCGTCCGGGGGAGCGAAAAAGTCGGGCACAACAGGCAAACCCCGATTAAAGGCAAAGCCGGCAACCCGCAAACGCGCGCCGGCCAAGCGGCGGTCCGGCGGCGGCAATGGTACCATCCGCGGCTTTTTCGGCGGCATCCTAAGGTGGATCCTGCGCTTGTTTTGGGGCTTCACCTGGCGGGTGAGCATGATCGTCATGCTACTGGTGGCCATGGCTGTTGGCTATGTTTACACGACCCTGCCGCCCGCAACGGCGGTTCTGGACGGGCGCGCGCGCGGTTCGGTCACGATGCTCGACTATCAGGGGCAGGTCTTTGCCTGGAGAGGGGATCAATTCGGTGGCGTGGTGACCGCTGACACGGTCTCCCCCCACCTCAAGAACGCGATCATCGCGACAGAGGACAAGCGGTTCTACCGGCATTTCGGGATCAGCCCCAGGGGCATTGCAAGCGCGGTGCGCATCAACCTCAGCGAGGGACGGGGGCCGCTGTCGGGCCATGGCGGGTCCACCATCACGCAGCAAACGGCCAAGCTGCTGTGCCTTGGAGAGCCGTTTGATCCGGCAACCGGCCTCTCGGAGGCGGAGTACGAGGCTGAATGCCGACGCACGACCCTTTGGCGTAAGGCCAAGGAAGCGATTTATTCCTTGGCCATGGAGGTCGCCTATACCAAGGACGAAATCCTGACCATCTATATGAACCGCACCTTTCTGGGCGCGGGCGCGCGTGGCTTTGAGGCCGCAAGCCAGCGGTATTTCGGCAAATCGGCAGCCGAGGTGGATCCGGCCGAAGCGGCAATGCTGGCGGGCCTTCTGGTGGCGCCCACCCGGTTTGCCCCGACCAACAATCTGGAACGGTCTCAAAATCGGGCCGCGACCATCGTCCGGCTTATGCGGGAGCAAGGCTATCTCTCGGCAGAGGACGCGCAGCGTGCCCAGGCCAACCCGGCCCAGCTGTCGGAGGCTGCGGCTGCGCGTGCGGGGGGCTATTTCGCCGATTGGGTCATGTCGAGTGGCCCGGAGTTTTTCACGCGCAACACGACCGAGGATGTGATCATCCGCACAACGCTGGACCAGCGTCTGCAGAAAGCGGCAGAGGATGCGATGCAGGCCGTTTTCTCAACCAAGGTGCGCGAGGGGTCCAAGGCACAGGCCGCCATCGTGGTGATGAGCGCAGATGGCGCCGTAAGAGCCATGGTCGGAGGACGCGAAACCAAGGTGGCAGGCGCCTTCAACCGGGCTAGTCAGGCGCTACGGCAGACCGGATCGTCGTTCAAGCCCTTCGTCTACGCAACGGCGCTTGAGCTTGGATATTCTCCCAATGACATGATCCGGGACGAGCCGATGTGCATGTCCATTCCGGGTTCGGGCCAATGGTGCCCGCGCAACTATACCAATCAGCATTATGGTGATGTCACGCTGACCCATGCGCTGAAGGATTCACTGAACATACCCGCGGTCAAGGTGTCTGAAAGCGTTGGGCGTGACAACGTCCGGCAGGTCGCCGCGGATTTCGGGATCGAAAGTGATCTGGCGCTCGGACCCGCGCTTGCGCTTGGCGCGTCCGAAAGCACGTTGATCGAAATGACGGGCGCTTATGCGGGGATCCTGAACGGGGGATCCGCGGTAACGCCCTATGGGCTGGTGGAGCTTCGGCTGCTGGGCGATGACGGTCCGCTGATGGGCGCCGAAGGCGGGATCGGAGAGCGCGTGATCCAGCAAGACGCCGCCCAGCAACTGACCTGGATGATGGAGAAAGTGATCACCAACGGCTCTGGCGGGCGGGCCAAGCTGCCGGATCGTCAGGCTGCTGGCAAGACCGGCACGACACAAGCGGCGCGCGATGCGTGGTTTGTCGGCTTCACCGCCGATTACGTTGCCGGTGTCTGGATGGGCTATGATGACAACACGCCATTGACCGGTGTCACAGGCGGTGGCCTGCCGGCTGAGATTTGGCGCGAAACCATGGTCCGTGTGCATCAGGGGCTCGCAGCGCGCCCTCTCCCGATGCAGGAGCCTGTTCCGGCAACGCGCCTGTCCGAGCAACCTTCGCCACAGAACACCGCGCAGGGCGGCGAATCTGCGCTTGAGCGCGTTTTGCGTGATATTCTGGGCGGCGGTGGCGGATCGGGCAGCAACCCGACCCGCTCGTCTGCCGAAGGTGATCGCTAG
- a CDS encoding HlyD family type I secretion periplasmic adaptor subunit, whose amino-acid sequence MSQSNWSARWPVIVGVIGLLVLVGGFGTWAVMTNIAGAIIASGRIEVDRNRQVVQHPDGGVVAEILVDEGDTVVEGQPMIRLEASQLRSQLAIVEGQLFELMARRGRLEAERDQTDEIVFDPDVLKIAAIRDQVQGLLDGQQRLFEARRVSETQEVEQLSKRRGQIDNQIEGVLAQQASMRRQLELIERELSNQQSLLDRGLAQASTVLNLERTMASLQGELGELIATQAQAEGRITEIDIEILKIQSVRREEAITRLRDLQYRELEFAEQRAALQLQLSRLDISAPVSGIVYGLQVYAPRSVIRPADPVLFIVPQDRPLVIAAQVDTIHVDQVYAEQPVTLRFSALDQRLTPELTGKVMQVSADAFTDEASQMSYYRAEIVLSEGEQSKLPEGVVLVPGMPVEAFIRTQDRSPLAYLVKPLTDYFTKAFRES is encoded by the coding sequence ATGAGCCAGAGCAATTGGTCCGCCCGCTGGCCCGTCATCGTCGGTGTGATCGGGCTGCTGGTCCTTGTGGGCGGCTTCGGCACATGGGCGGTGATGACAAACATCGCAGGGGCCATCATCGCCAGCGGGCGCATCGAGGTGGATCGCAACCGTCAGGTGGTGCAGCACCCTGATGGTGGTGTCGTGGCCGAAATCCTTGTCGACGAGGGCGACACCGTTGTCGAAGGTCAGCCGATGATCCGTCTGGAGGCCAGCCAGCTGCGCTCGCAATTGGCCATCGTGGAAGGGCAGCTTTTCGAGCTGATGGCGCGACGGGGCCGATTGGAAGCCGAACGCGATCAGACCGACGAGATTGTTTTTGATCCCGATGTCCTGAAAATCGCGGCCATCCGGGACCAGGTGCAAGGCTTGCTGGACGGTCAACAGCGCCTGTTCGAGGCGCGCCGGGTCTCCGAGACGCAGGAGGTCGAGCAATTGTCGAAGCGGCGCGGCCAGATCGACAACCAGATCGAGGGCGTTCTGGCTCAACAGGCGTCGATGCGGCGACAACTTGAGTTGATCGAGCGGGAGCTGAGCAACCAGCAATCGCTTCTGGATCGCGGCCTGGCCCAAGCCTCTACTGTCCTGAACCTGGAGCGGACAATGGCCAGCTTGCAGGGCGAGCTGGGTGAGCTGATTGCGACGCAGGCGCAGGCCGAGGGGCGCATCACCGAGATCGACATCGAGATCCTCAAAATTCAAAGCGTCCGGCGTGAGGAAGCGATCACCCGGCTGCGTGACCTCCAATACCGGGAGCTGGAATTCGCTGAACAGCGTGCGGCCCTGCAATTGCAACTCAGCCGTCTGGATATCTCGGCTCCGGTGTCGGGGATCGTGTACGGTCTTCAGGTCTATGCCCCGCGCTCCGTGATCCGGCCCGCAGATCCTGTTCTGTTCATCGTCCCGCAGGACCGGCCGCTGGTGATCGCCGCTCAGGTCGACACAATCCACGTCGATCAGGTCTATGCCGAACAGCCCGTCACCTTGCGGTTCTCAGCGCTTGATCAGCGGCTGACACCGGAACTGACCGGCAAGGTGATGCAGGTCTCGGCGGATGCGTTCACGGATGAAGCGAGCCAGATGTCCTATTACCGTGCCGAAATCGTGTTGAGCGAGGGCGAGCAATCGAAGCTGCCGGAAGGGGTAGTGCTTGTTCCCGGCATGCCGGTGGAGGCGTTCATTCGAACGCAAGACCGATCCCCGCTGGCCTATCTGGTCAAGCCGCTCACAGACTACTTCACCAAGGCGTTCCGGGAGAGCTGA